A window of Loxodonta africana isolate mLoxAfr1 chromosome 3, mLoxAfr1.hap2, whole genome shotgun sequence genomic DNA:
TCAATtacctcttctgttttcttttttctttctcattttcccAAGCTTTTCTGTAAATCTGCAATACCCTCACATCCAAGCTCTTAACATTTCTCTCTTATTTCTGAATATTTTATGCAGCATCCAAGGCTGGGTTGAGTGGAGCTGAGGTTTTTGATGGggaattttattttcaagttttagttcccatatagtttccaagaatGAGTTTGAAATGGCAGGTGACTGATGAGGGTCATGAGGTAGCCATTGAGTAACATGGCCTCTCTTTCCTTTCAGGCACTCCAACATTTTTTGCATATTAAGTTACCTTCTCATTCTGGGGATGATGTTTTAAGAGAAGATATCAAAGAGAGAAGACCAGGAGATGGAAAGGTAAAAGATGATATCCCAGGAAGGACATTAACGTTAGTGAGGATTTTATTCTAGTCAAACAGCATGCTGTACATTCCTTATTTATAAAGTTTAtagataaaacaatttaaaagacTAGACTGGCACTCCCTACTTTAGGAGGTGTAATTCTTCCTGGTTCTTCAGTTCCAAAGGTCTTTGAGCCTGATCATACTGACTTTACTCCATGGGATCAACTCTCCATGgccaattccttccttgtcaagAAGTAAATCTCTTGATTctaatctcatttaaaaattttgttaaaCCTTTGTCTAGGCAAGTATCTACTTAGCAATACAGAGACAGATCTTGGAAACAGAAGTTTGTTCAGTATCCAAGTCAGGTATATCATAGACGGGACATATGTTTAAATGGGCAACCAGTGAACACTGAAGCAAAACTAAAATATTCCAACCATGTGTTTTCTTTAAGGAGAAACAAGGTCTAGTATCTTGTAAGAGTTTGTATAAGGGTCATAAAGCTAATTCTAAGGAAGTAACTGTAGTTCCCAACCAAATTAACGTTATAAATGACTACATGGAAATGGGTTATATTATTTCTCATGAACGGAAACCCTATAGTTTACGAGCAAGTAAGACAAAGACAGATAAACTGATGTTGATCCAGATACTGAATGTATTAGAGGAAGATGGGAGTGGGTTCTCAGACATGGGTGCTATTGCTCATAGAATACAATCTTGTATCGGTAATCTGAATAAAAAAATAGCCACTTAAAATGATGATGcagataaaacttttttttttttaaagtaattagaCGTACAAAAATATTGAGCAGAGACTACATAAGTCTTCATTGGGGTGGGGAGAACATGAAAGATGGGATTTATGTGAGTATACTTCATGTGAACAATTGTAGCTTTATTGCTAAAATTGTTTgtagaaaaattagaacaatttcTTGTTAGTTTAcagtcccccccccctttttttttttactccaatgCTTGTTGTGTCTAATTCAAACTAGACTGGCACTCCCTACTTTCGGAGAGGTAATTTTCAATTCCAAAGGCCTTTGAACCTGATCATACTGACTTTACTCCATGACATCAACTCTCCATGGCCAATTCCTCCTTTGTCACTGAGTTCCTGTTGATGGGTTTCTCCAGCCTTGGGAAACTGCAGCTTGTCCTCTTTGTGGTTTTTCTCTCCCTCTATTTGATCATCCTGACTGGAAACATCACCATCATCTCAGTCATCCGCCTAGATCACAACCTACACACTCCTATGTACTTCTTTCTGTGTGTCCTTTCTATCTCTGAGACCTTATACACAATTGTTATCCTGCCCAAGATGCTCTTCAACTTGCTCTCTGTACTCAGGACACTCTCCTTCACGAGTTGTGCCACCCAGATGTTCTTCTTCCTTGGCTTTGCTCTCAACAATTCCTTTATTCTGGGAGTGATGGGTTATGATCGCTATGCTGCCATCTGCCAGCCTTTGcactaccccattctcatgagctGGAAGGTATGTGGACAACTGGCAGTAATTTCCGTTATTTGTGGCTTCCTGACATCTCTGGTAGCCACAGTTTTGGTGTTTAGCCTCCCTTTCTGTGGGCCCAACAAGGTCGACCACTACTTTTGTGATATTTCCCCTGTCATTCGCCTTGCCTGTGCCAATGCTCACGTTAATGAACTGGTCATCTTTATTGGTGGAGCCCTTGTGCTTCTTGTGCCCTTGCTCTTCATCTGCATCTCCTATGGCTTCATCGTCCACACCATCCTGAGGATCCCATCCACTGAAGGCAAGCgaaaagccttctccacctgtgcctcccaTCTCACTGTGGTCATTGTCCACTATGGCTGTGCTTCTTCTGTCTACCTGCGGCCCTCAGTGAAACATACATCAAGCAAAAATAGTCTGGTGACAGTGACCTACACCATCATCACCCCACTGTTAAACCCCATGGTATACAGCCTCAGGAACAAAGATGTCCAGATggctattaagaaaatgtttgggAAGACTGTTTTTTTCCCTAAGAGTTTATaattagaatattttaaaagtgtACATACACTtctgtgacaatcaaaaatggaacacattttttttttttttttaagtcctaagAGTGTCTGTTCTACTTATCTGTATAACTGTGTGGTCTTGGATAAGTTGTTTGACATTGTGAGGCCTTAATGTTTTCGTATGTGAAGTGGagataataatattttcttctctgggtTGTTGTAAAGAATCATACTATCTGGTAATGAATCATCACTCtccacatcctcctcctatttctcTAGATGTATAGTTCTCAAGAGGGTTTTAAAAACCATCATCTTTTGTCCTTTGGCTTGTTTACCATCAATCTCCATTGATCATGGTCTTTGCTTAGGATTATGCCCAGCCTAAAATGAGGTTCCCTAACCTGAAGGTGGCTTACATCTGTTGGATCTGTTGGAGGAAATAAGGTCACTGTATTTGTAACTAGGAGATTTAAGATTAGGCACTGGCCAGGTCATGATGTTGAGACAGCTACATTTTTTTCTATAGAAATAAGGATTTTATTATCTAAAAATAAGATTAACataatttttctttcatatttcatagggtttttatttgaatcaaaaggataaaataaaagaaagcatGAGTAAAATGTGAAGTCACACAAAGTGCCAGACTATTATTGTGTTAACTGACCTAAATTTTAGACATCTCACATTCTTGGGAGCAGTTTTCTAGATATGCTGCAGCTTATCAATATTATCTTTAAATAATAATGCATAAAACTGAAGCTCATATTTAATATGTGACCTCCTTTTTCATTGTAAAATGTAATTGTacccttttgtttttaaattgaagTACATACAATCGTAGAGTTCTCTTTTTAAAGTACTACCACCTCTGTTGCTATTTTTCAATTTTACAgtgatttttttctgaaatttttattCTTACTAGTCAGATAGTGAAGGCATTTAAGGCACTGCAAGTCAGTGTAAGTACAGCTTTGAGAATCTCCATTATGTTATTCTGTTCTCATTTTTTCCTATCAGGTAAGCATTCATAATTTATCgaccaaatttttttttgtttttttttttaaagaataaggtACTTATTATACATATTTCCTTGCTGGTACTTAAAAACTACTGTTTTTCATTTCtagctttgttttttgttagtttgaGAATGTGGACtacgttatatatatatatattttttttttgatgtattgaattttttgtggtttcttctgAATTATGTCTGGTCACTTAATATGATGAAGTACTTTCATTTAGATTAAAattttaatacacatattatagATATTATCTTAATTGTATTAATAAAACTATTTTAGTACACTATatattatcttagtcatctagtgaagccataacagaaataccacacgtggatggctttaacacagagaaatttatttcctcactgtaaagtaggctaaaaatccaaattcaaggtttcatctccaggggaaggttttccctctctgtcggccctggaggaaggtccttgtcctcaatcttaccatggtcgaggagattctcaggggcagggaccctgggtccaaaggatgtgctgtgcccccggtgctgcattcttggtggtatgacatccccaactctctccttgcttcgctttccttttttctctcaaggccacagccctgggaaactccctttacgttggctcagggaggtgacctgagtaagggtggtgttacaatcccatcctaatcctctcaacataaaattataatcataaaatggaggacaaccacacaatactgaaaatcatggcctaaccaagttgattcacacatttttgaggggacataattcaatccaagacataTATAatcatttgttttatgtatatatgaccTGTCATAGATCCATCATGTTTCATTAAAATGCTTCCccgcatttttgtttatttgcttttcaTTACATTTCTAACAGCATCAGTCAATTAATTTTGTTTGgaactaattttttaaatatacttttttgGATTTAACATATATGTTGTAACTAAAAACTCGCTAAAATGATAGCGGAATATAAAAAACATAAAAGTACTCttcaaacaagcaaacaagagaGGAAAGCAGAGGAAAAATATCAAACCAATTACAGAAGCATGAAAATGGATTACTGAAGTCGTTCTAAGCCAAAGACAGAAAGCTGAAAAAATACACCTGTATAGGGGCTGGGTAAGCCAATGAAAGGAAACCAATTCGCAAAAAAGAACTCTATGTTAGGCCATCCCAAAGGCACTGACAGGTGGGACTGATTTAACGTCCTataaagaacacacagcctcttGATCAATGCTTTGCAAAGCATCTGCAGTGAAGGACCAggtttatttttccatttcatcacaGGCCAATACTTCAGTAAAATGTAATAGaaattaatcattaaaaaaaaatgggaggaggtggggccaggatggctgactaggtagaagctaccacggatcccttttgcaacaaagactcggaaaaacaagtgaattgagcaaatacatgacaatctacgaaccctgaccatcaaacatagaACTAAGgagctgacctgagtgacaggggagcgaaaagccactccctgaagcagcgaccacttCAGGAACCGGCATCctgtgccacagccttgagccctcgtggttccctggtgccagagtggtggggctgattgcagcttactGAGACGGAGCAAGCATGGAACACAGCCCTATCCCCTAACCCCCTGAAGTAACCTTgggagagactcagccagtgcaagcaggctgcacactgacgctgctgacaagagaacgagcagccacggggaagcagcgactgttttcagagcttggagccagcatcccagtcagaaaacctaggCGCCAGGTTTTGGACTAagtgcagaggagctgatcatggcttcctgagatggcgcaagcacgggacacagccctagccccctgaagtaaccgcagcagaaacccagccagtgcatgcaggctgcACAATGATGCGGCTGATAGGAGAAGGAGAaatcacagggaagcagcgactggttttggagcctggagtgcagcgtcccagagaGAAAatcttggcactgggctttggactaggagtggAGAAGCCGATCATGTCTTCCTGAAACTGCCCAAGCatgggatgcaggcctgaccctcaggggcaatcttgacccagccaatgcacacaggctgcatgcccctctggaatctcagataaaacagtcatcaccaagaaagataagtaactttgtctatattgctgtgcgttactctctcctatctgatccctcccctccctgccccaggcggcttcattaacattggaatttcctgggccagagagtgaagtgctctgccggggtttttgttttttcattttttcctaacccattctcctggcctgagagaagcagcaatgaacaacccagaggagaaaaatccttccctgatttctctaaactggaataaatatacagaaccagctccagccaagcataagcaatccacagtctttggctttcatccctacagggaacaatgtggttattataatgcaaaggcaattctgatagagattcgactgtaattgttttagcagagcagtggaaagacaagttttggaggtctgatacgtctctacctattaaacagagccctcactggtccACAGCagagaactgagggctaaagctccactcaaaccacctagccacctactaaaggagtctgaggatagtgacgcctaccaaaCTTTAGatgtacaagcattgggtgcctaaggcacagctgcagagcccacccaccaaagtgttctaggaatagagacatacctaccCCAATAgcacgtgggggaaggctgtcagtatcctgccctccttggagtgtgactgcctgctgctactagaatctggtgcatacaactatcaccactactcctctaagttaataggtacCAGACTACACCGtgcacttggtgacccaaaatcaggacacctgagttgattctattcaagaatagtgaatggactcttaggcttatatatctggtaacagctcaaaccagctggtaatagggcataagtgattcaaaggctacaacaatcaagacagggcaaactagtagcctatctgggtatactgaaacaaaacaaaacaagaagataagactcagttagtaaatataaaataaatcattacaatatcttatagatggttcagagacagccaaaaaaacccaaccaaacccattgccatggagtcaattctgactcatagcgaccctacaggacagagtagaattgccccatagagtttccaaggagcaactggtggatttgaactgctgaccttttgattagcagctgtagtccttaactactatgccactaggATTTCCACAGcagatatcaaatcacataaagaagcagaccatgactgcttctacaaatccccaaattaaagaatcaaaatctttcccaaagggagatacaatcctggaattgccagatgcagaatttaAAAATCTAATATATAGAATGCTTTAAGATCAGGGATGACCTTAgagatgaaataaggcaatctacagaaaaagccaaggaactcactgataaagcatttgaagaaatcaaaaagatttttcaagaaCATCGTGTAAAaactaataagctgcaagaatccatagagagacagtattcagaaatccaaaagactaaaaataagattacagaattagacaactcaatcggaagtcagaggagcagaattgaagaactggaatgcagagtgggggagttggaggataaggcaattaacaccaatatagttgaagaaaaatcagataaaagaattaaaaaaaaaaaaaaagaagaaaccataagaatcatgtgggactctatcaagaagaataacttgcatgtggttggagttccagaacagggagagataacagaaaatacagagagaatagttgaagatctgttggaagAAAATTTCCCTGgaatcgtgaaagatgaaaggatatctacccaagatgctcatcgaaccccatacaagattgctccaaaaagaaaatcaccaaggcatattatcatcaaacttgccaaaaccaaagataaagagaaaattttaaaagcatccagggataaaagaaaagtcacctatgaaggagaatcgataagttcagactactcggcagaaaccatgcaggcaagaaggcaatgggatgacatctatagagtactgaaggagaaaaactgccagccaagaatcatatatccagcaaaactctctcaaatatgaaggtgaaattaaaatatttacagataaacacaagctcagAGAATctgcagaaaccaaaccaaatctacaggaattactaaaggaaattttttgatcagaaaatcaataatatcggataccaacacaacacaaggtcacagaacagaacagcctgatatcaactaaaatagggaaatcacaaaaacaaaataagattaatttaaaaaagaaaagaatgctcaaaacagggaatccttGAAGCCATTATGTAAaggattacaataatcaaaaaagagggattaaatacaggaggcagagatcttccatatggagaggaaaacaaggtgatatatgatgacacaagttaggtttttacttagaaaaatagcggtaagtattaaggtaaccacaaagaggtctaacaatcctgcacttcaaaataaaaaccaagaaaaacatgacgactcagcaaaaataaattcaactactatgaaaatgaggaacacacaatttacaaagaaaaactcagcacaaaaaattaagtggaaaaatgaaatagtcaacaacacacaaacaggcatcaaaatgacagcactaaactcatacttatctataattatgttaaatgtaaatggactaaatgcaccaataaagagacagagagtctcagactggataaaaaaaaacacgatctgtgcatatgctgcctacaagagacacactttagacttagagacacaaacaaactaaaactcaaaggatggaaaaaaaatatatcaagcaaacaacaaccaaaaaagagcaggagtggcaacattaatttctgacaatatagactttaaagttaaatctaccacaaaggataaagaaggacactacataatgatttaaGGGACAATTTAcagggaagatataaccatattaacatttcataacatggaggaacctggaaggcattatagtgagtgaaataattcagatgaaaaaggacaaatattgtataaattgtataagaccactattataagatcttgagaaatagttaaactgagaagaacacattcttttgtggttatgatggggggagagagggagagggggagagggttttttactgattagatagtacataagaactactttaggtgaaggaaaggacaacactcagTGCAGGGGAGGTCAGtgcaactggactggaccaaaagcaaagaaagttcctgaataaactgaatgcttagaaggtCAGCTGAGCAGGGGCGggtgtttggggactatggcttcagcggacatctaagtcaattggcaaaataaattctattaagaaaacattctgcatcccactttgaagtgtggcgtctgggatcttaaacactagcagacggccatctaagatgcatcaatgagtctcaacccacctggagcaaaggaaaatgaagaacaccaagctcacaaggtaattatgaacccaagagacagaaagggctacatgaactagagactacatcatcctgagaccagaagaactagatggtgcctggtcacAACCAATGAGTGctgtgacagggagcacaacagagaacccctgagggagcaggagaacagtgggatgcagacctcaaattctcataaaaagaccagatttaatggtatgactaagactagaagaatcccagcagtcatggtccccaaaccttctgttggcccaggacaggaaccattcccgatgccaactcatcagacctggattggactggacaatgggttggagagagatgctgatgaggagtgagctacttgcatcaggtggacacttgagactgactgtgttggcatctcctgtctggaggggagatgggagggtagagggggttagaaactggcaaaatcgtcacgaaaggagagactggaaggagggagcgggctgactcattagggggagagtaagtgggagtatggagtaaagtctatataagtttatatgtgagagactgacttgatttgtaaacttccacttaaagcacaataaaaattatttaaaaaaaaaaatggaaaacacgtCAACTGGTCTTTGAAAACAACTGACCTACACCAAATAAGCCAGCATTTTTCAAAGAGCTTCATAAAATCCTTAGAATTCTGGGAGATTTTTCTACAAATAGCATCCAGGACCAATATGTGTTGGTTCATCCAAAATCATTCAACAGATGTTTATTATGGCTATGGCTCTCAAACTGTAGAACTCAAACCAGCATTATCGGTGTGTCCTAGGAActcgttagaaatgcaaattttcgaGCCCCACGCTAGAGTGAGAATCTCTGGGAGTGGGGCTCAGCAATTTGTGTCCAGTAAGCCCTCCAAGTGATGAGGATACAtcctcaagtttgagaaccagtgGATCATGATGTACCATGCTGATCTTTGCTAACGAGAGAGTACATAGATACGATTCTTcctggtgatgtttgcacaacattgtgaacgtaactaatgccactgaattgtacacttaaattggttaaaatggcaaatttatattttacatgttttgtcacaattaaaaaaaaaaaaacccaacaaaactACCTCACATCCTCCCAGACTGACCAAATtacctgtctccttccttttgggTGGTTGTTTTCTATCTTATAATGTCTCAgaagtggagaaggacatcatgctttgtaaagtagagggtcaatgaaaaagaggaagaccctcaacaagatggttgggacaatgggctcaaacatagcaacaattgtgaagacggtacaggatcaggcagcgttttgtcctgCTGGGCTCCTGTGAATCGAaaccgacttgacaacaacagaaGCTGGCAGTTAAGTGAAAAGCATACCACCTTCCAGGACAGCCCACTCCAGGCAAAAAGAGTAGTGTGAggtaggagcttttttttttttcttgttatattTGTGTGTAagtgatcatggagatggctcaGAATGgggtagtattttgttctgttatatataggggTAACCCAATAGGGGTagcatgagtcaaagccaactggacagcaactaataacagccACATGGTATCCTGAGATTTAATTCTTGACTTACAAAATTCCAAATATTTACATTgacattttacagaaaaagtttttcAAGACCATCTAAGAGGCAACATGGAGTTTTGTATTTGCCTGTGACCTGTTAATGTCTAGGTAGGAAACAACTAGATGACTGTGTTTATGTGCATGTTCGTTAGTAAGGAAATTTCATTTCTAGAGACAACTAAATCAATCTTCCACAATTTTTAGACTTAGAGCTATGTGGCCAACCCATGCTAGAGCAAACAAATATGTTGTTTCAGAATTAGGACTATTAATGGGTAGACCATCACAGCCCATGGAAACTGGGGCTATGGTTAATGAGTGTACATCTTAAGAGTAAAAGTTTAGAGACAGGAATTCCAGCCGCCCTCTCTATGGCTTTGTAACCACTTTAGCTGTGGCAAGCTATGTCCTCAACAAGGACAGGCTGGTAACAATGACGTACACCATTATCACTGTATTACTAAAATCCCTGGTATATAGCCTCAGACACAAGAATGTCTAGTTTGCTATCAGGAAAGTGTTGTGAAAGAAATGGTCTCTGAAACTGGGTCATCAAAATATCATATTTTAGATGTCATACGTAGTTCCCTTTAGCGTATGTGCATTACGACTATAACCAATTCTTGAAAGAATGTGACTATGAGATacaatttcttcagtttctgagCTTCAATTGAAACTAAGAAAAACTCCTTTTTTTAAGTGATGTTACAC
This region includes:
- the LOC100654430 gene encoding olfactory receptor 10R2-like; amino-acid sequence: MANSSFVTEFLLMGFSSLGKLQLVLFVVFLSLYLIILTGNITIISVIRLDHNLHTPMYFFLCVLSISETLYTIVILPKMLFNLLSVLRTLSFTSCATQMFFFLGFALNNSFILGVMGYDRYAAICQPLHYPILMSWKVCGQLAVISVICGFLTSLVATVLVFSLPFCGPNKVDHYFCDISPVIRLACANAHVNELVIFIGGALVLLVPLLFICISYGFIVHTILRIPSTEGKRKAFSTCASHLTVVIVHYGCASSVYLRPSVKHTSSKNSLVTVTYTIITPLLNPMVYSLRNKDVQMAIKKMFGKTVFFPKSL